The following proteins come from a genomic window of Montipora foliosa isolate CH-2021 chromosome 2, ASM3666993v2, whole genome shotgun sequence:
- the LOC137991722 gene encoding uncharacterized protein, which produces MCSWDVTSLFTNVPLDETIQICLDRLYSLPDPPQLPRSVLKDLLRFATKKSHFIFDGQYYDQIDGVAMGSPLGPVLANIFMCHFEEKWLMNSRFCPSLWFRYVDDTFTMFDSKDNANEFLSFLNGRHDSIKFTLEFEEDNKIPFLDILLKRCPENTFSTSVYRKKTFTGLYTKWDSFTPRKYKINLIRTLAYRCFRICSSPSLLQAAIKDLRKLLLQNGYPQGVITFNINDVLNKNKNKSNNPVQGTVPQKDILIVLPYLGPHTICSVKTTFAAHYIISISYLVVTETPEWLINKQGTVIHTYEPINYQENAEIQLELQDESSVDEVFKEQVLSELAANPQTTEYHSPSAI; this is translated from the exons ATGTGTTCTTGGGATGTCACTTCTCTTTTTACAAACGTGCCGCTTGATGAAACAATACAGATTTGTCTAGACAGATTGTACTCTCTCCCTGATCCTCCGCAATTACCTCGTTCtgttttgaaagatcttttgcgGTTTGCCACTAAGAAGAGTCATTTTATATTTGATGGCCAATACTACGATCAGATTGATGGTGTAGCCATGGGTTCACCTTTAGGCCCCGTTTTggctaacattttcatgtgccactttgaagaaaaatggttgATGAACAGCAGATTCTGTCCTTCACTTTGGTTCAGATATGTAGATGACACCTTCACCATGTTTGACAGCAAGGACAATGCTAATGagtttttaagttttctaaatGGTCGACACGATAGCATTAAGTTTACTCTTGAATTCGAAGAAGACAAtaagattccatttttagacATCCTTCTCAAACGCTGCCCTGAAAACACTTTCTCTACATCTGTCTACCGGAAGAAGACATTCACAggcctttacaccaagtgggaTTCATTCACACCTCGCAAGTACAAAATCAACCTCATCCGCACTCTCGCCTATCGGTGCTTCCGAATTTGCTCCTCGCCATCTTTATTACAGGCCGCTATTAAAGATCTGAGAAAGCTCCTGCtgcaaaatggttaccctcaaggcgttatcacgttcaacattaacgatgtattgaacaaaaataaaaacaaatcaaataaccctGTTCAAGGCACAGTCCCCCaaaaagatatcttaatcgtgttaccctacttaggtcctcaca CCATTTGCTCAGTTAAGACAACTTTTGCTGCACACTACAtaatctctatcagctatttagtAGTAACAGAAACACCAGAATGGCTAATAAACAAGCAGGGAACTGTCATACATACATATGAGCCTATAAATTATCAAGAGAATGCTGAAATACAACTAGAATTGCaagatgaatcatcagtagATGAGGTGTTCAAGGAACAAGTACTCTCAGAGCTTGCTGCAAATCCCCAAACTACTGAATATCACAGTCCATCAGCAATATAA
- the LOC137991723 gene encoding uncharacterized protein gives MAQSEIETLGVVKLADPTRSIEDKRAFSLIEKTTFKSVNEDAYVSGLLWRDEEPSLPNNYGMAKRRLQSLEKKFEICPEITERYAKSIQDNIEKGYVKKLSEGEVRCDSKVTWYLPHRFVINPKKPDRLRRVYDASAKFMGQSLNDKIYTGPDLLSSLIGVFLRFCEGRIAMAADVKEMYHMLRLPDRDKPALRFLWRDSLIEEPSVYQFEKTVRVWRSVCAIQSELHYEAKC, from the coding sequence ATGGCTCAGTCAGAGATAGAAACCTTGGGCGTGGTCAAGCTCGCTGATCCAACCCGTTCGATTGAGGACAAGCGAGCATTTTCACTGATAGAAAAGACAACCTTTAAGAGTGTGAATGAAGATGCGTATGTGTCAGGTCTACTGTGGAGAGACGAGGAACCATCTCTGCCCAACAACTACGGAATGGCAAAGAGGAGGCTACAATCCCTAGAGAAAAAATTTGAGATCTGTCCCGAGATCACAGAGAGATATGCAAAGTCAATCCAGGATAACATTGAAAAGGGCTACGTGAAGAAACTGAGTGAAGGGGAAGTACGGTGCGATAGTAAAGTGACTTGGTACTTACCACACAGATTTGTTATTAATCCCAAAAAACCTGATCGCCTCAGAAGAGTCTATGATGCATCAGCAAAATTCATGGGACAAAGTTTGAACGATAAGATCTACACAGGACCAGATCTTCTGTCCTCTCTGATTGGAGTTTTCCTCAGGTTTTGCGAAGGAAGAATTGCAATGGCCGCTgatgtgaaagaaatgtaccataTGCTCCGTCTCCCTGATCGTGATAAGCCAGCATTGAGATTCTTATGGAGAGACTCTCTGATAGAAGAACCAAGCGTGTACCAGTTCGAGAAAACAGTGCGTGTTTGGAGAAGTGTCTGCGCCATCCAGAGCGAACTACACTATGAGGCGAAATGCTGA